One Bos taurus isolate L1 Dominette 01449 registration number 42190680 breed Hereford chromosome 3, ARS-UCD2.0, whole genome shotgun sequence DNA window includes the following coding sequences:
- the RUSC1 gene encoding AP-4 complex accessory subunit RUSC1 isoform X5: MAEAQSGTGQLQEQKKGLLIAVSASVDKIISHFGAARNLVQKVKAQLGDSRLSPDVGHLVLTTLCPALHALVADGLKPFRKDLITGQRRSSPWSVVEASVKPGSSTRSLGTLYSQVSRLAPLRSSRSRFHAFILGLLNTKQLELWFSSLQEDAGLLSLLYLPTGFFSLARAGCPSLSTELLLLLQPLSVLTFHLDLLFEHHHHLPLGPPQAPPPPGSPPALQQTVQAVLHWGGRLAQSLRGASGEAPPGPSAPSSSPSPCSWWEQLTQASRVYASGGAEGLPLPRWGSRRTQTAAEATQERSPHTEEAAPGRGVWLGRLFGVPGGLAETESGAPKSRRPSSWLPPTVSVLALVKRAAPPEAPSSPKELEVSEPSTVQTHRAVRALCDHTAAGPDQLSFQRGEVLRVIATVDEDWLRCGRDGAEGLVPVGYTSLVL, translated from the exons AGTGGGACTGGCCAGCTGCAGGAGCAGAAAAAAG GTCTCCTGATAGCTGTTAGTGCTTCAGTGGATAAAATCATCTCGCACTTTGGGGCCGCCCGGAACTTGGTTCAGAAGGTGAAG GCCCAGTTGGGGGATAGCCGTCTGAGCCCAGACGTGGGGCACCTGGTGCTGACCACCCTCTGTCCGGCCCTCCATGCCCTGGTGGCCGACGGGCTGAAGCCTTTCCGGAAAGACCTCATCACTGGGCAGCGGCGGAGCAGCCCCTGGAGTGTGGTGGAGGCGTCTGTGAAGCCAG GCTCCAGCACTCGTTCCCTCGGTACCCTGTATAGCCAGGTCAGCCGTCTGGCCCCGCTGAGAAGCAGCCGTAGCCGCTTCCACGCCTTTATCCTGGGCCTCCTCAA cACTAAGCAGTTggagctgtggttttccagtctCCAGGAAGATGCAG GCCTGCTGTCCCTCCTGTACCTGCCCACTGGCTTCTTCTCCCTGGCCCGGGCTGGCTGCCCCTCCTTGTCCACggagctgctgctcctgctgcagcCATTGTCGGTGCTCACCTTCCACCTGGACCTGCTCTTtgagcaccaccaccacctgcccCTGGGGCCGCCTCaggccccacccccgccaggctCACCTCCAGCCCTGCAGCAGACTGTGCAAGCCGTGCTGCACTGGGGGGGTCGGCTGGCCCAGAGCCTCCGGGGGGCTTCTGGGGAGGCCCCTCCGGGCCCTTCAGCCCCCTCAAGCTCTCCCAGCCCCTGCAGCTGGTGGGAGCAGCTGACCCAGGCCTCCCGGGTCTATGCGTCTGGCGGCGCCGAGGGCTTGCCTCTTCCCCGGTGGGGGTCCCGGCGCACCCAGACTGCAGCTGAGGCCACACAGGAGAGGTCCCCGCACACAGAGGAAGCAGCACCAGGCAGAGGCGTATGGCTGGGGAGACTGTTTGGAGTGCCTGGGGGCCTCGCAGAAACTGAGAGCGGAGCCCCTAAGTCCAG GAGACCATCCAGCTGGTTGCCCCCGACAGTGAGTGTGTTGGCTCTGGTGAAGCGGGCGGCGCCTCCTGAGGCTCCCTCATCTCCTAAGGAGCTTGAGGTCTCAGAACCCAGCACGGTGCAGACCCACAG GGCAGTCCGGGCTCTCTGTGACCACACTGCTGCAGGACCTGACCAGCTGAGCTTCCAGCGAGGGGAAGTGCTGCGTGTCATCGCCACTGTGGATGAGGACTGGCTCCGCTGTGGGAGGGATGGAGCGGAGGGGCTGGTACCCGTGGGGTATACCTCCCTTGTTCTCTAG
- the RUSC1 gene encoding AP-4 complex accessory subunit RUSC1 isoform X6, which translates to MAEAQSGTGQLQEQKKGLLIAVSASVDKIISHFGAARNLVQKAQLGDSRLSPDVGHLVLTTLCPALHALVADGLKPFRKDLITGQRRSSPWSVVEASVKPGSSTRSLGTLYSQVSRLAPLRSSRSRFHAFILGLLNTKQLELWFSSLQEDAGLLSLLYLPTGFFSLARAGCPSLSTELLLLLQPLSVLTFHLDLLFEHHHHLPLGPPQAPPPPGSPPALQQTVQAVLHWGGRLAQSLRGASGEAPPGPSAPSSSPSPCSWWEQLTQASRVYASGGAEGLPLPRWGSRRTQTAAEATQERSPHTEEAAPGRGVWLGRLFGVPGGLAETESGAPKSRRPSSWLPPTVSVLALVKRAAPPEAPSSPKELEVSEPSTVQTHRAVRALCDHTAAGPDQLSFQRGEVLRVIATVDEDWLRCGRDGAEGLVPVGYTSLVL; encoded by the exons AGTGGGACTGGCCAGCTGCAGGAGCAGAAAAAAG GTCTCCTGATAGCTGTTAGTGCTTCAGTGGATAAAATCATCTCGCACTTTGGGGCCGCCCGGAACTTGGTTCAGAAG GCCCAGTTGGGGGATAGCCGTCTGAGCCCAGACGTGGGGCACCTGGTGCTGACCACCCTCTGTCCGGCCCTCCATGCCCTGGTGGCCGACGGGCTGAAGCCTTTCCGGAAAGACCTCATCACTGGGCAGCGGCGGAGCAGCCCCTGGAGTGTGGTGGAGGCGTCTGTGAAGCCAG GCTCCAGCACTCGTTCCCTCGGTACCCTGTATAGCCAGGTCAGCCGTCTGGCCCCGCTGAGAAGCAGCCGTAGCCGCTTCCACGCCTTTATCCTGGGCCTCCTCAA cACTAAGCAGTTggagctgtggttttccagtctCCAGGAAGATGCAG GCCTGCTGTCCCTCCTGTACCTGCCCACTGGCTTCTTCTCCCTGGCCCGGGCTGGCTGCCCCTCCTTGTCCACggagctgctgctcctgctgcagcCATTGTCGGTGCTCACCTTCCACCTGGACCTGCTCTTtgagcaccaccaccacctgcccCTGGGGCCGCCTCaggccccacccccgccaggctCACCTCCAGCCCTGCAGCAGACTGTGCAAGCCGTGCTGCACTGGGGGGGTCGGCTGGCCCAGAGCCTCCGGGGGGCTTCTGGGGAGGCCCCTCCGGGCCCTTCAGCCCCCTCAAGCTCTCCCAGCCCCTGCAGCTGGTGGGAGCAGCTGACCCAGGCCTCCCGGGTCTATGCGTCTGGCGGCGCCGAGGGCTTGCCTCTTCCCCGGTGGGGGTCCCGGCGCACCCAGACTGCAGCTGAGGCCACACAGGAGAGGTCCCCGCACACAGAGGAAGCAGCACCAGGCAGAGGCGTATGGCTGGGGAGACTGTTTGGAGTGCCTGGGGGCCTCGCAGAAACTGAGAGCGGAGCCCCTAAGTCCAG GAGACCATCCAGCTGGTTGCCCCCGACAGTGAGTGTGTTGGCTCTGGTGAAGCGGGCGGCGCCTCCTGAGGCTCCCTCATCTCCTAAGGAGCTTGAGGTCTCAGAACCCAGCACGGTGCAGACCCACAG GGCAGTCCGGGCTCTCTGTGACCACACTGCTGCAGGACCTGACCAGCTGAGCTTCCAGCGAGGGGAAGTGCTGCGTGTCATCGCCACTGTGGATGAGGACTGGCTCCGCTGTGGGAGGGATGGAGCGGAGGGGCTGGTACCCGTGGGGTATACCTCCCTTGTTCTCTAG